One window from the genome of Bradyrhizobium xenonodulans encodes:
- a CDS encoding sensor histidine kinase — MSISLHPDTPQARTLPSAAADVVVPGHAAGRGIRTRLFTKYVALFVAVVAIALLANGLFEVFFYYREHKAALIRVQHEQAEAAAAKIGQFVKEIENQLGWTTQLPWSAGAIEQRRFDAQRLLRQVPAITELAQVDATGKERLRVSRLAMDAIDSGIDLSGDPKFTEAVAHKVYYGPVYFRRESEPYMTLAQAGARKDAGVSIAEVNLKLIWDVVSQIKVGERGHAYVVGPEGRLIAHPDISLVLRNTDMSALAQVRSAQAAGGTLSGALPEARNIQGQKVLTASAPIEPLHWTMFVELPVEEAYAALYASLQRLAIVLLAASIFAVLAGVFLARRMVGPIQALRSGAERIGGGDFSQRISIKTGDELEGLADQFNDMGARLQESYADLENKVELRTAELRQSLNDLHAAQDRLIQTEKLASLGQLTAGIAHEIKNPLNFVNNFSAVSTELIDELNEALQSAALDGKTREEVDELTCMLKSNLEKVVQHGKRADSIVRNMLLHSREGSGEHRPSDINAVVEESLNLAYHGARAERPAFNVTLERDFDPAAGMADIYPQEIARVLLNLISNGFYAAAKRKESAIGGFEPILSATTKDLGGRVEIRIRDNGTGIPDEVKEKMFNPFFTTKPAGEGTGLGLSMSHDIVVKQHGGTIDVNTTQGVFTDFIITLPRSMAAGGTPGGKS, encoded by the coding sequence ATGAGTATCTCCCTCCACCCCGACACCCCGCAAGCGAGGACGCTGCCGAGCGCGGCTGCGGATGTCGTCGTGCCCGGCCACGCGGCGGGGCGCGGGATCAGGACCCGGCTGTTCACCAAATATGTCGCGCTGTTCGTGGCCGTCGTCGCCATCGCGCTGCTGGCCAACGGGCTGTTCGAGGTCTTCTTCTATTATCGCGAGCACAAGGCCGCGCTGATCCGGGTCCAGCACGAGCAGGCCGAGGCGGCAGCAGCCAAGATCGGCCAGTTCGTCAAGGAGATCGAGAACCAGCTCGGCTGGACCACGCAGCTGCCCTGGTCGGCGGGCGCGATCGAGCAGCGCCGGTTCGACGCGCAGCGGCTGCTGCGCCAGGTGCCGGCGATCACCGAGCTCGCCCAGGTCGATGCGACCGGCAAGGAGCGCCTGCGGGTGTCGCGGCTCGCCATGGACGCGATCGACAGCGGGATCGACCTGTCGGGCGATCCAAAGTTCACCGAGGCGGTCGCACACAAGGTCTATTACGGGCCGGTCTATTTCCGCAGGGAGTCCGAGCCCTACATGACGCTGGCGCAAGCCGGCGCGCGCAAGGACGCCGGTGTCAGCATCGCGGAGGTCAATCTGAAGCTGATCTGGGACGTCGTGTCCCAGATCAAGGTGGGTGAGCGCGGGCACGCCTATGTGGTCGGTCCGGAGGGGCGCCTGATCGCGCACCCCGATATCAGCCTGGTCCTGCGCAACACCGACATGTCTGCTCTCGCGCAGGTGCGCTCGGCACAGGCCGCGGGTGGCACCCTCTCAGGCGCGCTCCCCGAAGCGCGCAACATCCAGGGGCAGAAGGTGCTGACCGCGTCGGCCCCGATCGAGCCGCTGCACTGGACCATGTTCGTCGAGCTGCCGGTCGAGGAGGCCTATGCCGCGCTCTATGCCTCGTTGCAGCGGCTTGCGATCGTGCTGCTGGCGGCATCGATCTTCGCGGTGCTCGCGGGGGTTTTCCTGGCCCGCCGCATGGTCGGGCCGATCCAGGCACTGCGCAGCGGCGCCGAGCGCATCGGCGGCGGCGATTTCTCGCAGCGCATCTCGATCAAGACGGGAGACGAGCTCGAAGGCCTCGCCGACCAGTTCAACGACATGGGCGCGCGCCTGCAGGAATCCTATGCCGACCTCGAGAACAAGGTCGAGCTGCGGACCGCAGAGCTCCGGCAATCCCTGAACGATCTGCACGCCGCGCAGGATCGCCTGATCCAGACCGAGAAGCTTGCTTCCCTCGGCCAGCTCACCGCCGGCATCGCCCACGAGATCAAGAACCCGCTCAATTTCGTCAATAATTTCTCGGCGGTGTCGACGGAGCTGATCGACGAGCTCAACGAGGCGCTGCAATCGGCCGCGCTCGACGGCAAGACCAGGGAAGAGGTCGACGAGCTGACGTGCATGCTCAAGAGCAATCTCGAGAAGGTGGTGCAGCACGGCAAACGCGCCGATTCGATCGTCAGGAACATGCTGCTGCATTCGCGCGAGGGCTCCGGCGAGCACCGCCCCAGCGACATCAACGCGGTCGTCGAGGAGAGCCTCAATCTCGCCTATCACGGCGCACGCGCCGAAAGGCCTGCCTTCAACGTCACGCTCGAACGCGACTTCGACCCGGCCGCCGGCATGGCCGATATCTATCCGCAGGAGATCGCGCGCGTTCTGCTCAACCTGATCTCGAACGGCTTCTATGCCGCCGCCAAGCGCAAGGAGAGCGCCATCGGCGGGTTCGAACCCATCCTGAGCGCGACAACCAAAGATCTCGGTGGCAGGGTCGAGATCCGGATCCGCGACAACGGCACGGGAATTCCAGATGAGGTGAAGGAGAAGATGTTCAATCCCTTCTTCACCACCAAGCCGGCCGGGGAGGGCACCGGGCTCGGCCTGTCCATGAGCCATGACATCGTCGTGAAGCAGCACGGCGGCACGATCGACGTGAACACCACACAGGGTGTATTCACCGATTTCATCATCACCTTGCCGCGCTCGATGGCGGCGGGCGGCACTCCCGGAGGCAAGAGTTGA
- a CDS encoding response regulator, which yields MNVYILVVDDEPDVEALFRQQFRRDLRAGRFQMEFAPSAADALKLAAEVRDPSLILILSDINMPGMSGLDMLPKVRAEHPDVPVIMITAYGDAETRRKAIERGAIGLLTKPIDFALLRKQIDTRLEQAA from the coding sequence TTGAACGTTTACATCCTGGTCGTCGATGACGAGCCCGACGTCGAGGCGCTGTTCCGACAGCAGTTCCGGCGTGACCTTCGCGCTGGCCGCTTCCAGATGGAATTCGCGCCGTCCGCGGCCGACGCACTGAAGCTCGCCGCTGAAGTGCGCGATCCCTCGTTGATCCTGATCCTCTCCGACATCAACATGCCCGGCATGAGCGGGCTCGACATGCTGCCCAAGGTGCGCGCCGAGCATCCGGACGTTCCCGTGATCATGATCACGGCCTATGGCGATGCCGAGACGCGCCGCAAGGCGATCGAGCGCGGCGCCATCGGGCTCCTCACCAAGCCAATCGATTTTGCGCTGCTGCGGAAGCAGATCGACACGAGGCTCGAGCAAGCCGCATGA
- a CDS encoding adenylate/guanylate cyclase domain-containing protein, whose amino-acid sequence MTSTILFVDDEPDLEALILQKFRRQIRNGDVAIIFARDGLEALQSLELNPHVDMVVSDINMPRMDGLSLLAKLQEAEDKKSTIIVSAYGDMSNIRTAMNRGAFDFLTKPIDFADLEATIEKTIRHIEMLREVRRRQLEAERAHAALSRHFSPQLAKRLAAGGEGEGIEVQWRDVATIFTDITGFTSLVESAPPETLGELLNEYVGGMTEVVFAHEGTVAKIIGDAIQVLFNAPGDQPDYATRAVACAHDLDAWAQDFCARQSARGVNFGVTRIGIHAGPALVGNFGGNRFFDYTAYGDSINIAARLEAANKHLGTRICVSASVAKAAENFQGRPVGELMLRGRSEPLPAFEPLRQERFEAPETALYSEAYAKMEAGDATAMPAFAALIGMHADDSLAGFHLKRLLNGAKGIRMQLE is encoded by the coding sequence ATGACTTCGACCATCCTCTTCGTCGACGACGAGCCTGATCTCGAGGCGCTGATCCTGCAAAAGTTCCGCAGGCAGATTCGCAACGGGGATGTCGCCATCATATTCGCGCGCGATGGGCTCGAGGCGCTGCAGTCGCTCGAGCTGAACCCTCATGTCGATATGGTGGTGTCCGACATCAACATGCCGCGGATGGACGGGTTGTCGCTGCTGGCAAAGCTTCAGGAGGCCGAAGACAAGAAGTCGACCATCATCGTCTCGGCCTATGGCGACATGAGCAACATCCGCACCGCCATGAACCGCGGCGCCTTCGACTTCCTGACCAAGCCGATCGACTTCGCCGATCTGGAAGCCACGATCGAGAAGACCATTCGCCATATCGAGATGCTGCGCGAGGTCAGGCGCCGGCAGCTCGAGGCCGAGCGCGCCCATGCCGCGCTGTCGCGTCATTTCTCGCCTCAGCTTGCCAAGCGTCTGGCGGCGGGCGGCGAGGGTGAGGGGATCGAGGTGCAATGGCGCGATGTCGCGACCATCTTCACCGACATCACCGGCTTCACGTCGCTGGTCGAGAGTGCGCCGCCAGAGACGCTGGGCGAGCTGCTCAACGAATATGTCGGCGGGATGACCGAGGTCGTCTTCGCGCATGAGGGGACGGTCGCAAAAATCATCGGCGATGCGATCCAGGTGCTGTTCAACGCGCCCGGCGATCAGCCGGATTATGCGACGCGTGCGGTCGCCTGCGCGCATGATCTCGATGCCTGGGCGCAGGATTTTTGCGCGCGCCAGAGCGCCAGGGGTGTGAATTTCGGTGTCACTCGCATCGGCATTCACGCCGGGCCGGCGCTGGTCGGCAATTTCGGCGGCAACCGCTTCTTCGACTACACCGCGTATGGCGACTCCATCAACATCGCGGCGCGGCTGGAAGCCGCCAACAAGCATCTGGGAACGCGCATTTGCGTCAGTGCCAGTGTTGCAAAGGCGGCCGAGAATTTTCAAGGCCGCCCAGTGGGCGAGCTGATGCTGCGCGGACGCAGCGAACCACTGCCTGCCTTCGAGCCGTTGCGGCAAGAAAGATTTGAAGCGCCGGAAACGGCGCTCTATTCCGAGGCGTATGCCAAGATGGAGGCCGGTGATGCCACCGCCATGCCGGCTTTTGCCGCGCTGATCGGCATGCACGCCGATGACTCGTTGGCTGGCTTTCACCTGAAGCGTCTGCTCAACGGCGCCAAGGGTATCCGTATGCAACTGGAATAG
- the cnbZ gene encoding 2-amino-5-chloromuconate deaminase CnbZ → MVSDFSAGNYRFIPSVFQYSAGAAANDGYEVERVRFDRLVPLAEGFALAAKYIQEAGRPLTAFCACELRSPAAFSEEGFRAFNLHYVKTLSEWGIFDGTTNPVARSNVCPEIDPPSEPSFYAFSFTRPTTSKAPSFVIAGGAEAREGGGTYVERTVRYRDLSPEGLREKVRFTTTSQMESRMTAFGFGWKDTTGVQAYSVHDFHHALVDELVRRGALRSGLTWHFARPPVVDLEYEMDCRRVMRETVI, encoded by the coding sequence ATGGTCAGTGACTTCTCTGCCGGCAATTATCGTTTCATTCCGTCCGTGTTTCAGTATTCGGCCGGCGCGGCCGCGAATGACGGCTATGAGGTCGAGCGCGTCCGGTTCGACCGCCTGGTGCCGCTCGCGGAAGGGTTTGCGCTGGCGGCGAAGTATATCCAGGAAGCAGGCCGGCCATTGACGGCGTTCTGCGCCTGCGAGCTGCGCTCGCCGGCGGCCTTCAGCGAAGAAGGCTTTCGCGCGTTCAACCTGCATTATGTGAAGACGCTGTCCGAATGGGGCATCTTCGACGGCACCACCAATCCGGTCGCGCGCAGCAATGTCTGTCCCGAGATCGATCCGCCGTCGGAGCCATCGTTCTATGCGTTCTCGTTCACGCGGCCGACGACGTCGAAGGCGCCGAGCTTCGTGATCGCCGGTGGCGCCGAGGCGCGTGAAGGTGGCGGGACCTATGTCGAGCGCACCGTGCGCTACCGCGATCTCAGCCCGGAAGGTCTGCGCGAGAAGGTGCGTTTCACCACGACGTCCCAGATGGAAAGCCGGATGACGGCGTTCGGCTTCGGCTGGAAGGACACGACCGGCGTGCAGGCCTATTCCGTGCACGATTTCCACCACGCGCTGGTCGATGAATTGGTCCGTCGCGGCGCGCTGCGCTCCGGCCTGACCTGGCACTTTGCCAGGCCGCCGGTGGTCGATCTCGAATATGAGATGGACTGCCGCCGCGTGATGCGCGAGACGGTGATTTGA
- a CDS encoding ABC transporter permease — protein MTDAVLAANPVSDAGELDSPARRARRRLFKRKAAVAGLVILTIFILLALLAPLIVPYDPIATSWSLVRKPPTAAHWFGTDELGRDILSRVVYGARASLLAGLISVAIALGIGVPLGLLAGYRGGFTDALISRITDAMLACPFLILAIALAAFLGPSLGNAMIAIGISATPIFIRLTRGQVLNVKAEDYVGAARALGNPPWRIAFSHILPNILPALLVQATLSIAAAIIAEAALSFLGLGQQPPAPSWGSMLNAAQRFLTQAPWMAIWPGLAIFLVVLSLNLLGDGLRDALDPRQR, from the coding sequence ATGACCGACGCCGTGCTCGCGGCCAATCCTGTCTCCGACGCCGGCGAGCTGGACAGCCCGGCGCGCCGGGCGCGGCGCCGCCTGTTCAAGCGCAAGGCGGCGGTCGCGGGCCTTGTAATCCTCACGATCTTCATCCTGCTCGCGTTGCTGGCGCCTCTGATCGTGCCCTATGATCCCATCGCCACGAGCTGGAGCCTGGTGCGCAAGCCGCCCACCGCCGCACACTGGTTCGGCACCGACGAGCTTGGCCGCGATATTCTGAGCCGCGTCGTTTATGGCGCGCGCGCCTCGCTGCTGGCCGGACTGATCTCGGTTGCGATCGCGCTCGGCATCGGGGTGCCCCTTGGCCTGCTCGCCGGCTATCGCGGCGGCTTCACCGATGCGCTGATCAGCCGGATCACCGATGCGATGCTGGCCTGCCCGTTCCTGATCCTGGCGATCGCGCTCGCGGCGTTCCTGGGCCCGAGTCTCGGCAACGCCATGATCGCGATCGGCATCTCCGCAACGCCGATCTTCATTCGGCTAACGCGCGGGCAGGTGCTGAACGTCAAGGCCGAAGACTATGTCGGGGCGGCGCGCGCGCTCGGCAATCCGCCATGGCGGATCGCGTTCTCGCATATCCTGCCGAACATTTTGCCGGCGCTGCTGGTGCAGGCGACGCTGTCGATCGCGGCGGCCATCATCGCGGAAGCTGCGCTGTCCTTCCTCGGCCTCGGCCAACAGCCTCCGGCGCCGTCCTGGGGCAGCATGCTCAACGCGGCACAACGCTTCCTGACCCAGGCGCCGTGGATGGCGATCTGGCCGGGCCTTGCGATCTTCCTCGTGGTGCTGTCGCTGAACCTGCTCGGCGACGGCCTGCGCGACGCGCTCGACCCGCGCCAGCGTTGA
- a CDS encoding ABC transporter permease yields MLNFLARRLAQIVPTLFFVSVLIFSLQQLLPGDPALVMAGEERDPAVIEQIRHQYRLDQPVPVQYAYWIKGVLSGDFGESLRNKMPVRELIAQKLPVTLQLGSMAIVIAFLIGIPAGIVAAVKKGTAWDYGANLFALWGISTPNFWLGIMLIFLFSIELGWLPASGYVPLTENWRASLAVTIMPAFVLGNAIAAVLMRHTRSAMLQVLESDYVRTARAKGLSERSVILKHAMRNALTPIITLGALELGTLLSGAVLTEQIFSIPGFGKLIVDAVFNRDYAVVQGVVLVTATIYITLNLIADIAYILVNPRLRG; encoded by the coding sequence ATGCTGAACTTCCTCGCCCGCCGCCTTGCGCAGATCGTGCCGACACTCTTCTTCGTCTCGGTATTGATTTTCTCGCTGCAGCAATTGCTGCCGGGCGATCCTGCGCTGGTGATGGCGGGCGAAGAGCGCGATCCGGCCGTGATCGAACAGATCCGGCACCAGTACCGGCTCGATCAGCCCGTCCCCGTGCAGTACGCCTACTGGATCAAGGGCGTGCTTTCGGGCGATTTCGGCGAGTCCCTGCGCAACAAGATGCCGGTCCGCGAGCTGATCGCGCAGAAGCTGCCGGTGACGCTGCAGCTCGGCTCGATGGCGATCGTCATCGCGTTCCTGATCGGCATTCCCGCCGGCATCGTCGCAGCCGTCAAGAAGGGCACGGCCTGGGACTATGGTGCCAATCTGTTCGCGCTGTGGGGCATTTCGACGCCGAACTTCTGGCTCGGCATCATGCTGATCTTCCTGTTCTCGATCGAGCTCGGCTGGCTGCCGGCCTCGGGCTATGTGCCGCTCACCGAGAACTGGCGCGCGAGCCTCGCTGTCACCATCATGCCGGCCTTTGTGCTCGGCAACGCCATTGCCGCGGTCCTGATGCGGCATACCCGCAGCGCCATGCTGCAGGTGCTGGAGAGCGATTATGTCCGCACCGCGCGCGCCAAGGGTCTCTCCGAGCGCTCGGTGATCCTCAAGCACGCCATGCGCAACGCGCTGACGCCGATCATCACGCTGGGCGCGCTCGAGCTCGGGACGTTGCTGTCGGGTGCCGTGCTGACCGAGCAGATCTTCTCCATCCCCGGCTTCGGCAAGCTGATCGTCGATGCCGTGTTCAATCGCGACTACGCCGTCGTGCAGGGCGTGGTGCTGGTGACGGCGACGATCTACATCACGCTCAACCTGATCGCCGACATCGCCTACATCCTCGTCAATCCCAGGCTGAGGGGCTAG
- a CDS encoding ABC transporter substrate-binding protein — MKMFRLAATATAFLLSLGAAQAQSTLRIGLAEDPDILDPTMARTYVGRIVFSAFCDKLFDIDEKLNIVPQLALSSETADDGKALVIKLRPGVKFHDGEPFDADAAKFSLERHLTFPGSFRKPELASVDHIEIVDPLTVKLVLKSPFSPLLAQLTDRAGMMMSPKAAKEAGDKFGLRPVCAGPYKFVERVQQDRIVFEKFADYWNKDNVFIDKIVFQPIVDATVRLANLKSGGLDLIERVLATDLKEVRADSRLKVATAIELGYQGVTLNIGKDKAKGPLSQSAKVRQALDLAIDREAINQVVFNGEFQPGNQWVNPDHPYYQKSLPIRPRNVEKAKALLKEAGVTPPVSVDFLVPKGAETETPAQVIQSMAAEAGFDMKLRVTEFATGLKQAEAGDYQAFMLAWSGRVDPDGNTFVFLHNGAPQNYGAWNNPQADKALEDARLVTDPVKRKASYEALAKLVQDEEPLLYLYHRRIIIAHTTKLEGYKQMPDGLVRVIGLKLK, encoded by the coding sequence ATGAAGATGTTTCGCCTGGCCGCAACGGCCACCGCTTTCCTGCTGTCGCTTGGCGCCGCGCAGGCCCAGTCCACGCTGCGCATCGGCCTTGCCGAGGACCCCGACATCCTCGATCCGACCATGGCGCGCACCTATGTCGGCCGCATCGTGTTCTCCGCGTTCTGCGACAAGCTGTTCGACATCGACGAGAAGCTCAACATCGTGCCGCAGCTCGCGCTGTCCAGCGAGACGGCCGACGACGGCAAGGCGCTCGTCATCAAGCTGCGGCCCGGCGTGAAATTCCACGACGGCGAACCGTTCGATGCGGACGCCGCCAAATTCTCGCTGGAGCGTCATCTGACGTTCCCCGGCTCATTCCGCAAGCCCGAGCTCGCCTCGGTCGACCACATCGAAATCGTCGATCCCCTCACCGTCAAGCTGGTGCTGAAATCGCCGTTCTCGCCGCTGCTCGCCCAGCTCACCGATCGCGCCGGCATGATGATGTCGCCGAAGGCAGCCAAGGAAGCCGGAGACAAGTTCGGCCTGCGTCCGGTCTGCGCCGGTCCGTACAAGTTCGTCGAGCGCGTGCAGCAGGACCGCATCGTATTCGAGAAATTCGCCGACTACTGGAACAAGGACAACGTCTTCATCGACAAGATCGTGTTCCAGCCGATCGTCGACGCCACCGTGCGATTGGCGAACCTGAAATCCGGCGGCCTCGATCTGATCGAGCGCGTGCTCGCTACCGACCTTAAAGAGGTGCGCGCGGATTCGCGGCTGAAAGTCGCGACCGCAATCGAGCTCGGCTATCAGGGCGTCACGCTCAACATCGGCAAGGACAAGGCCAAGGGGCCGCTCAGCCAATCCGCCAAGGTGCGGCAGGCGCTCGACCTTGCGATCGACCGCGAGGCGATCAACCAGGTCGTGTTCAACGGCGAGTTCCAGCCCGGCAATCAGTGGGTCAATCCTGATCACCCCTACTATCAGAAATCCCTTCCTATCCGCCCCCGCAACGTCGAGAAGGCCAAGGCGCTGCTGAAGGAGGCCGGCGTGACGCCGCCGGTCAGCGTCGATTTCCTGGTACCGAAGGGCGCGGAGACCGAGACGCCGGCGCAGGTGATCCAGTCGATGGCGGCCGAAGCCGGATTCGACATGAAGCTCCGCGTCACCGAATTTGCGACCGGGCTCAAGCAGGCCGAAGCCGGCGACTACCAGGCCTTCATGCTCGCCTGGAGCGGCCGCGTCGATCCCGATGGCAACACCTTCGTCTTCCTGCACAACGGCGCGCCGCAGAACTACGGCGCATGGAATAATCCGCAGGCCGACAAGGCGCTGGAAGACGCGCGTCTCGTCACCGATCCCGTCAAGCGCAAGGCCAGCTATGAAGCCCTGGCCAAGCTGGTCCAGGACGAAGAACCGCTCCTGTACCTCTATCATCGCCGCATCATCATCGCGCATACGACGAAGCTCGAAGGCTACAAGCAGATGCCCGACGGCCTCGTGCGCGTCATCGGCCTCAAGCTGAAGTGA
- a CDS encoding ABC transporter ATP-binding protein gives MALLEVKGLVKHFVAQRSLFGRALAHVKAVDGVSFTLEAGKTLALVGESGCGKSTVSRLVLRLIEPDAGTVRFDGRDLLSLDPEALRKFRREAQIIFQDPYASLNPRMTVGQILTEPLALHNLVPPAQRRERVAEILRLVGLEPRLARRYPHEFSGGQRQRIAIARALAVEPKLIICDEPVSALDVSIRSQILNLLRELQDRLGLAYIFVSHDLAVVKHIADRVAVMNLGQIVETADADALFARPRHPYSRALLSAIPLPQPLAKRAKVVLQGEIPSALNPPAGCRFHTRCPFVIERCRSEAPELVADATGHAAACHRVSELPSADAILPAAAGFSPALAKLVAAFSRKTEGAGPAGVGIQSARPTTT, from the coding sequence ATGGCACTGCTCGAGGTCAAAGGGCTGGTCAAGCATTTCGTCGCCCAGCGCTCGCTGTTCGGCCGGGCGCTGGCGCATGTCAAAGCGGTCGATGGCGTATCCTTCACGCTCGAAGCCGGCAAGACGCTGGCCCTGGTCGGCGAATCCGGCTGCGGCAAATCCACCGTCAGCCGCCTGGTGCTGCGGCTGATCGAGCCCGATGCGGGCACGGTACGTTTCGACGGCCGCGATCTGCTCTCGCTCGATCCCGAGGCGCTCCGAAAATTCCGCCGCGAGGCGCAGATCATCTTCCAGGACCCCTACGCCTCGCTCAATCCGCGCATGACCGTCGGCCAGATCCTGACCGAGCCGCTGGCGCTGCATAATCTTGTGCCGCCGGCGCAGCGGCGCGAGCGCGTCGCAGAGATCTTGCGGCTGGTCGGGCTGGAGCCGCGGCTGGCGCGGCGTTACCCACACGAATTCTCCGGCGGCCAGCGCCAGCGCATTGCGATTGCCCGTGCGCTCGCGGTCGAACCGAAACTGATCATCTGCGACGAACCGGTCTCGGCGCTTGACGTTTCGATCCGTTCGCAGATCCTCAATCTCCTGCGCGAGCTCCAGGACCGCCTCGGCCTCGCCTACATCTTCGTCTCGCACGACCTCGCGGTGGTCAAGCACATCGCCGACCGCGTCGCCGTTATGAATCTCGGCCAGATCGTCGAGACGGCCGATGCGGACGCACTGTTCGCCCGGCCACGCCACCCCTATAGCCGCGCGCTGTTGTCCGCGATCCCCCTGCCGCAACCTCTCGCCAAGCGAGCGAAGGTCGTGCTGCAAGGCGAAATTCCGAGCGCGCTCAATCCACCGGCCGGCTGTCGCTTCCACACCCGCTGCCCGTTTGTGATCGAGCGCTGCCGCAGCGAGGCGCCGGAGCTTGTGGCCGACGCCACCGGCCACGCCGCCGCCTGTCACCGCGTCAGCGAGCTGCCATCCGCCGACGCCATCCTGCCGGCAGCGGCCGGATTTTCCCCGGCACTGGCAAAATTGGTCGCCGCCTTCAGCCGAAAGACGGAAGGCGCTGGGCCCGCCGGGGTTGGTATACAGAGCGCAAGGCCTACAACGACGTAA
- a CDS encoding ABC transporter ATP-binding protein, with protein MSASPLIEITDLRIRFHGDDGRITHAVDSVDLSVANGATLGLVGESGCGKSVTSLAIMGLLPKQSAEISGAIRFDGLDLLQTPDQTLRDLRGNRLAMIFQEPMTSLNPSFTIGDQIIETILRHRGGSRKSARQRAVELLRRVHIPSPERRIDEYPHKLSGGMRQRVMIAMALACDPRLLIADEPTTALDVTLQAQILELMRELKAASGAAIILITHDLGVVAEVCDEVAVMYAGEIVERAPVDELFSAPQHPYTVGLLGSIPRLDHRAEQLATIEGMVPNMAQPPAGCRFAARCPFVLDACTKAPPPLVEISAGHLSRCIRAPLELLVS; from the coding sequence ATGAGCGCGAGCCCGCTCATCGAGATCACGGACCTGCGCATCCGCTTCCACGGCGACGACGGCCGCATCACCCACGCGGTCGACAGCGTCGATCTCAGCGTCGCCAACGGCGCGACGCTCGGCCTCGTCGGCGAATCCGGCTGCGGCAAGAGCGTAACGTCGCTGGCGATCATGGGCCTGCTACCGAAACAGAGCGCGGAGATATCCGGCGCGATCCGCTTCGACGGCCTCGACCTGTTGCAAACCCCGGACCAGACCCTGCGGGACCTGCGCGGCAACCGGCTGGCGATGATTTTTCAGGAGCCGATGACCTCGCTCAACCCGAGTTTTACGATCGGCGACCAGATCATCGAGACGATTTTGCGTCACCGTGGCGGCTCGCGGAAGAGCGCACGCCAGCGGGCGGTCGAGCTGCTCCGCCGCGTCCACATCCCTTCGCCCGAGCGGCGGATCGACGAATATCCGCACAAGCTCTCCGGCGGCATGCGCCAGCGCGTGATGATCGCGATGGCGCTGGCCTGCGATCCGCGCCTGCTGATCGCGGACGAGCCGACCACCGCGCTCGACGTCACCTTGCAGGCGCAGATCCTGGAGCTGATGCGCGAATTGAAGGCGGCGAGCGGCGCGGCCATCATCCTGATCACCCACGATCTCGGCGTCGTCGCCGAAGTGTGCGACGAGGTCGCGGTGATGTATGCCGGCGAGATCGTCGAGCGGGCACCGGTCGATGAGCTGTTCTCCGCACCACAACATCCCTACACGGTCGGCCTGCTTGGCTCGATCCCGCGGCTCGACCATCGCGCCGAGCAGCTCGCGACGATCGAAGGCATGGTGCCAAACATGGCGCAGCCCCCCGCCGGCTGCCGCTTCGCCGCGCGCTGTCCCTTCGTGCTGGACGCCTGCACCAAAGCGCCGCCGCCGCTCGTCGAGATCAGCGCCGGCCACCTTTCGCGCTGCATCCGCGCGCCGCTCGAACTGTTGGTGTCGTGA
- a CDS encoding DUF1028 domain-containing protein, translating into MTWSIIARDPATGQFGIAVATRFFAVGARVPYIAAGLGAIATQAFVNPYYGIDGLKLLRQGLNAHDVLAALLASDDGRESRQIHIMDASGEIAAHTGRDCVDWCGHIAGSGFSIAGNMLAGADVLDETAKTYIANDSLPFPRRLLAAMRAGEAAGGDKRGKQSAALLIHGEEEWPALDIRADDHPDPLGELERLERVSQELWVHFRNSMPTRQNPAGNTDRSVIDASIAAARARSS; encoded by the coding sequence ATGACCTGGTCGATCATCGCGCGAGATCCTGCCACCGGCCAGTTCGGCATCGCGGTCGCGACCCGTTTTTTCGCCGTCGGCGCGCGGGTGCCGTACATCGCCGCAGGCCTCGGCGCCATTGCGACACAGGCCTTCGTCAATCCCTATTACGGCATCGACGGCCTCAAACTGTTGCGTCAGGGCCTGAACGCGCATGACGTGCTCGCCGCCCTGCTCGCGAGCGATGACGGCCGCGAGAGCCGGCAGATCCACATCATGGATGCCAGCGGCGAAATCGCCGCGCACACCGGGCGCGATTGCGTCGACTGGTGCGGGCATATCGCAGGCAGCGGCTTCTCCATTGCCGGCAATATGCTGGCCGGTGCCGACGTGCTCGACGAGACCGCGAAGACCTATATCGCCAATGACAGCCTGCCCTTCCCGCGCCGCCTGCTCGCGGCCATGCGGGCGGGCGAGGCCGCCGGCGGCGACAAGCGCGGCAAGCAGTCGGCCGCGCTGCTGATCCACGGCGAGGAGGAATGGCCGGCGCTGGACATCCGCGCCGACGATCATCCCGATCCGCTCGGCGAGCTCGAACGGCTCGAGCGCGTCAGCCAGGAGCTCTGGGTGCATTTTCGCAACTCGATGCCGACGCGGCAAAATCCGGCCGGCAACACCGATCGCAGCGTCATCGACGCCAGCATCGCCGCGGCGCGTGCAAGGTCATCATGA